One Cryptococcus decagattii chromosome 9, complete sequence DNA window includes the following coding sequences:
- a CDS encoding 1,2-dihydroxy-3-keto-5-methylthiopentene dioxygenase, whose protein sequence is MKAYIYDGKPGDQRLPHDTGIDIPEPTLAKLGVIYRRISIDSEGVWESEIDEFAKERGYKNRDRITVTREGLGEAYEEKIKSFFDEHLHEDEEIRYILAGSGYFDIRGAEGVHEEQWIRIALEAGDLIVLPAGIYHRFTVDSANTITAMRLFQDEPRWTPYSRQADGTDKLGSRDKYLETVRVGVAA, encoded by the exons ATGAAGGCATACATTTATGACGGCAAGCC TGGAGACCAACGTCTCCCTCACGACACCGGCATCGACATCCCGGAACCTACCCTTGCCAAACTCGGCGTCATCTATCGGCGCATATCTATCGATTCTGAAGGCGTTTGGGAATCCGAGATTGACGAGTTTGCAAAGGAGCGAGGCTACAAAAACCGGGATAGAATTACTGTCACTAGGGAAGGGTTGGGAGAGGCCTATGAGGAAAAAATCAAGTCGTTCTTTGACGA GCATTTGcatgaagatgaagagattCGATATATCCTAGCGGGATCGGGCTACTTTGATATTCGAGGTGCAGAAGGAGTGCATGAAGAGCAATGGATCAGAATTGCACTTGAAGCTGGCGACTTGATCGTCCTTCCCGCCGG TATCTATCATCGCTTCACAGTCGACTCTGCAAACACCATAACAGCCATGCGGCTCTTCCAGGATGAACCCAGATGGACACCTTACTCCCGACAGGCGGATGGGACGGACAAGTTGGGAAGTAGGGATAAATACCTTGAGACCGTTAGGGTTGGTGTTGCTGCTTGA